The window CTCCACCCTCTGGCGGAGGCCTTCGCCAAGCTTCTTGGAGGTGGCGCATGACCCTGGCGATCCTCGCGGTCTTCTCCGTGGCCTTGACCCTTCTCGGTTTCGTCCTCCCGCCCCAGGGCGTGAAGCGGGCCACGCTCCTGGGCCTGGCCCTGGCCCTCGCAAGCCTCCTCCTCACCTGGGGGAAGCCCTTCGCCTTCGGGCCCTACGCGGTGGACGGCGTCTCCCAGGTCTTCACCCTCCTCGCCCTCCTGGGGGCCTTGTGGACCGTGGGCCTCGTGCGCTCGGGGCGGTTTGAGTTCTACCTCCTCGTCCTCTACGCCGCCTTGGGCATGCACCTCCTCGCCTCCACCCGGCACCTCCTCCTGATGCTCGTGGCCCTCGAGGCCCTCTCCCTCCCCCTCTACGCCCTCGCCACCTGGCGCCGGGGGCAGGGCCTCGAGGCCGCCCTCAAGTACTTCCTCCTGGGGGCCTTGGCCGCCGCCTTCTTCCTCTACGGGGCGGCCCTCTTCTACGGGGCCACGGGGAGCCTCGTCCTGGGCGCCCCCGGGGAAGGCCCCCTCTACGCCCTGGCCCTGGGCCTGCTCCTCGTGGGCCTGGGCTTTAAGGCGGCCCTCGCCCCCTTCCACTTCTGGACCCCCGACGTCTACCAGGGAAGCCCCACCCCCGTGGTCCTCTTCATGGCCACCTCGGTGAAGGCCGCGGCCTTCGCCGCCCTCCTCCGGGTGGCCGCACCCCCCGAGGCCCTCGCCCTCCTCGTGGCCCTCTCCGTGGTGGTGGGGAACCTGGCGGCCCTGGCGCAGAAGGAGGCCAAGCGGCTTCTCGCCTACTCCTCCATCGCCCACGCCGGGTACATGGCCCTCGCCCTCTACACCGGAAACGCCCAGGCCCTGGGCTTCTACCTCCTCACCTACGTCCTGGCCACGGGCCTCGCCTTCGCCGTCCTAAGCCAGATCTCCCCGGACCGGGTGCCCCTGGAAGCCCTCCGGGGCCTCTACCGGAAAGACCCCCTCCTGGGCCTCGCCTTCCTGGTGGCCATGCTTTCCCTGCTGGGCCTGCCGCCCCTCGCGGGCTTTTGGGGCAAGTACCTGGCCTTCGCCGAGGCGGCCCGGGCCGGGGCCTGGGGGGTCTTGGTCCTGGCCCTCGTCACCAGCGCCGTGAGCGCCTACTACTACCTCGGGCTCGGGCTTGCCGTCTTCGCGCGGCCCGAGGAGACCCCCTTCCGCCCAGGCCCTCCCTGGGCCCGGGCCGCGGTCGTGGCCGCCGGGGTCCTCCTCCTCGCCTTGGGGCTCCTCCCCGGCCTCGTCCTCCCCGCCTTGGCCGCGGGGGGTTAAGATAACCCCCTGATGCTACGGCGCGCGCTGGAAGAGGCCATCGCCCAGGCCCTAAAGGAGATGGGGGTTCCGGTCCGCCTCAAGGTGGCCCGGGCCCCCAAGGACAAACCGGGGGACTACGGCGTCCCCCTTTTCGCCTTGGCCAAGGAGCTGCGGAAGCCCCCCCAGGCCATCGCCCAGGAGCTCAAGGACCGGCTTCCCCTGCCCGAGTTCGTGGAGGAGGCCGTCCCCGTGGGGGGGTACCTGAACTTCCGCCTCCGCACCGAGGCCCTCCTCCGGGAGGCCCTCCGCCCCAAGGCCCCCTTCCCCAGGCGGCCCGGGGTGGTCCTGGTGGAGCACACCTCGGTGAACCCCAACAAGGAGCTCCACGTGGGCCACCTGCGCAACATCGCCCTGGGGGACGCCATCGCCCGCATCCTGGCCTACGCGGGCCGGGAGGTTTTGGTCCTCAACTACATTGACGACACGGGCCGCCAGGCGGCGGAGACCCTCTTCGCCCTCCGCCACTACGGCCTCACCTGGGACGGGAAGGAGAAGTACGACCACTTCGCCGGCCGGGCCTACGTCCGCCTGCACCAGGACCCCGAGTACGAGAGGCTCCAGCCCGCCATTGAGGAAGTCCTCCACGCCCTGGAGCGGGGGGAGCTCAGGGAGGAGGTGAACCGGATCCTCCTCGCCCAGATGGCCACGATGCACGCCCTGAACGCCCGCTACGACCTCCTCGTCTGGGAGTCCGACATCGTCCGGGCGGGGCTCCTCCAGAAGGCCCTCGCCCTCCTGGAGCAAAGCCCCCACGTCTTCCGCCCCCGGGAGGGGAAGTACGCCGGGGCCCTGGTCATGGACGCGAGCCCCGTGATCCCGGGCCTCGAGGACCCCTTCTTCGTCCTCCTGCGCTCCAACGGCACGGCCACCTACTACGCCAAGGACATCGCCTTCCAGTTCTGGAAGATGGGCATCCTGGAGGGCCTCCGCTTCCGCCCCTACGAGAACCCCTACTACCCCGGCCTCCGGACGAGCGCCCCCGAGGGGGAGGCCTACACCCCCAAGGCGGAGGAGACCATCAACGTCGTTGACGTGCGCCAAAGCCACCCCCAGGCCCTGGTGCGGGCCGCCCTGGCCCTCGCGGGCTACCCCGCGCTTGCGGAGAAGGCCCACCACCTGGCCTACGAGACCGTCCTCCTGGAGGGGCGGCAGATGTCGGGGCGGAAGGGGCTTGCCGTGAGCGTGGACGAGGTGCTGGAGGAGGCCACCCGGAGGGCCCGGGCCATCGTGGAGGAGAAGAACCCCGACCACCCCGACAAGGAGGAGGCGGCGCGGATGGTGGCCCTGGGGGCGATCCGCTTCAGCATGGTCAAGACCGAGCCCAAGAAGCAGATTGACTTCCGCTACCAGGAGGCCCTCTCCTTTGAAGGGGACACCGGCCCCTACGTCCAGTACGCCCACGCCCGGGCCCACAGCATCCTGCGCAAGGCGGGGGAGTGGGGAGCGCCGGACCTCTCCCAGGCCACCCCTTACGAGCGGGCCCTGGCCCTGGACCTCCTGGACTTTGAGGAGGCGGTGCTGGAGGCGGCCGAGGAGAGGACCCCCCACGTCCTCGCCCAGTACCTCCTGGACCTCGCGGCGAGCTGGAACGCCTACTACAACGCCCGGGAAAACGGCCAGCCCGCCACCCCCGTCCTCACCGCCCCTGAGGGGCTGAGGGAGCTCCGCCTAAGCCTCGTCCAGAGCCTGCAAAGGACCCTGGCCACGGGCCTGGACCTCCTCGGCATCCCCGCGCCTGAGGTAATGTAAGCCCATGCGGGCCCTTCTCCTCCTAGCCCTCCTCCTGACCCTGGTCCTGGGGCAGCGCCTGGTCGCCCCCGAGGAGGTGGCCCGGGCCCAGGTGATCCAAAAGGCCCTCCCCGCGGTGGTGCGCGTCCAGGGAAGCGCCCTCTCCCCCGGAGGGGAGGACGTGGTGGGCACGGGCTTCTTCGTGGGGCCGAGCCGGGTGGTCACCAACTACCACGTGATCCGGGACCTCAAGGACCTCACCGTCCGGCTCGCCGACGGAAGGACGTTTCTCGCGGAGCGCTACGCCGTGGACCCCGGGATTGACCTCGCCCTCCTCACCGTCCGGGGGGCGCGGGCCCCCGGGGTGCTGGCCTTCGCCCAGGTGGAGGCGAGGCGCCTCCCCCTGGGGATGGGGGTGGTCCTGGTGGGCTTCCCCTACGGCCAGGGGCCCCTGGCCTCCTTCGGCATCCTCTCGGGGGTGGGCCCCCTGGAGGTTCCCCTGCCGGACCCGAGCGTGGGAACCGAAGTGGGGGAGTACCTCTTCACCGACGCCCCCCTCACCGTGGGGAACTCGGGAAGCCCCCTGCTCAACCTCCAGGGCGAGGTGGTGGGCCTCGTGGCCGACGTCATCGGGGGGCCGGCCGGGATCGGGGGCATCGGCGTGGCCGTGCCCGGGGACCTGGTGGCCCAAAGCATCGCCGACCTGGAGCGCTTCGGCCTCCCCCAAAGGGGATGGCTCGGGGCCAGCCTCATCAGCCTGGACGAACTCCCCCCCGTCCTCCTCCGGGCCGTGGGCCTCACCTCCACCCAGGGGGCGATGGTGGACCGGGTGGAGCCGGGAAGCCCCGCGGCCAGGGCCGGCCTCAAAGGGGCCCAGCGGGACACCCAGGGGAGGCTCCTCGCCCTGGGGGACGTGATCCTGGCCGTGGACGGGGTGGCGGTGAAGGACAAGGCGGACGTCGTCCGCCTGGTGGCCCAGCGCCGCCCCGGGGACCGGGTCCGCCTCACCCTCTGGCGGGACCGGAGGCGGCTGGAGGTCACCGTGGTCCTGATGGCCCGGCCGCGGGAGTGAGGCCATGCCCACCTTGAAGGAGCTCTTCGCCCTCTTCGGGAAGGAAGCCCCGGAGGTGCCCGTCAGGGGCCTCACCCTGGACTCGAGGCGGGTGGAGCCCGGCTTCGTCTTCGTGGCCGTACCCGGGGTTCCCCTCCCCCACCGGAAGCCCCTGGACGGGCACGACTTCGTCCCCGAGGCCCTGGCCCGGGGGGCGGTGGCCGTGGTGGGGGAAAGGCCCCTCGCCCTCCCCGTCCCCTACCTCCAGGTGGCCGACGGCCGCCAGGCCCTCGCCCTCCTGGCCCGGCGCTTCCACGGGGAGCCGGACCGGAAGCTCCTCCTCGTGGGGGTCACGGGGTCCAAGGGCAAGAGCACCACGGCAAGCCTCCTCCACCACCTCCTAAAGCGGGCCCAGGGCGGAAGCGCCCTCCTCTCCACCGTGGGCCTCCGCCTGGGCGAGGAGGCCCGCCCCCCCGTGGGCCACTTCACCACCCCGGAAGCCCCCGAGGTCTACGCCTTCCTCCGGGAGGCGGCGGACCGCGGCCTGAAAAGCGCCGTGCTGGAGGTCTCCAGCCACGCCCTGGCCCTGAAGCGGGTGGAGGGCCTCACCTTCCGGGTGGGGGTCTTCGTGAACTTCTACCCCGACGACCACCTGGACTTCCACGGCACCGCCGAGGCCTACTTCCGGGCCAAGGCCCTCCTGGTGGAGCGGTCGGACCTCGCCGTCCTCGCCCGTAGCCTCCCCCACTTCCCCCGGCTCGCCCAGAGGCCCCACCTGAGCTTCGGGGAGGGAGGGGAGGTCTATGCGGAGGGGCTTCGGGAAACCCCGGAGGGCCTGGCCTTCCGCCTCCACACCCCCTGGGGGTCAGGGGAGGCCTTCTTGCCCCTCCTCGGGGCCTACAACCTGGAAAACGCCCTCGCCGCAAGCGCCGCCGCCCTGGCCCTGGGGGTGGGCCTCGAGGCGGTGCTGGAGGGCCTCGCCACCTTCCCCGGGGTGCCGGGCCGGATGGAGGTGGTCCTCAAGGCCCCCTTCCGCGTGGTCATTGACTTCGCCCACACCGGGAAGAGCCTGGAGGCCGCCCTGAAGACCCTCCGCCCCACCACCCCGGGGAGGCTCCTTTTGGTGGTGGGGGCGGCCGGGGAGCGGGACCCCCAGCGGCGCGTGGACATCGGCCGGGTGGCGGCCCGCCTCGCGGACAAGACCTTCTTCACCGAGGAGGACCACCGGGGCGAGGACCTCTTCGCCATCCTGGAGGCCATGGCCCAGGCGGCCCGGGCCGAGGGCGGGGTCTACGAGCTCGTCCCCGACCGGGAGGAGGCCATCCTCAAGGCCATCCTCGAGGCCCGCCCCGGGGACACGGTCCTGCTCGCCGGCAAGGGGCACGAGGCCACCTTGGAGCGGGGCCAGGTGGCCCTGCCCTGGAACGAGCGGGAGGCCGCCCTCAAAGCCCTCCGGGCGCGGGGGCTTCCCTGACCAGCATCCCCTCGAGGAGGAGCCTGAGGTTCTTCTCCAGCTCCTCGGCCAGGTCCCGCCCCGGGGTGTAGGCGGCCCAGCGCAGGGCGGAGAGGAAGTAGAGGTCGGCCAAGGTGCGGCCCATGCGCTCCAGGGAGAAGTCCTGGCGCAGCACCCCCTGCTCCCTAAGGGGCTTCAGGATCTCGGCGATCAGGTCCCCCAGGGGCAAGGCCTCAAAGGCCGCCCGGGCCCGCACGGGGTCGGGGTTGAGGAGCTCGTAGAACATGGGCAGGAGGAGGTCCTTCTCCCGCGCCGTCCCCTCGGCCAGGACGCGGAAGAGGTGGCGCAGGACCTCCACGGGCTCCCTGCCCTGGGCGAGGAGGCGCCGCACCTCCTCCCGCAGGCCGGCGAGGAGCTGGCTCCCGTAGTCCAGAAGCACCGCCTCCTTGTAGGGGTAGTAGTTGAAGAAGGTGCCCCGGGAGACGTGGGCCGCCTTGGCGATCTCCGTGGCCGTGGTCTCCTGGAAGCCCCGGTTGCGGAAAAGCTCCATGGCGGCGCGGAAGATCCGCTCCCGCCGCCTTTTTTTCTGGTACTCGCGCACGGCCATGGCACCTAGTCTACAAGGAGAATTGGCCGCCCCATCCAGGCCCCCAGGGCCTCGAGGAGGTAAAGCCCCCCCCGGGTCGTGTAGACCCGCCCTTCCCGGTGCCAGGGGGAGGCCACCACCCGGTGGCCCCGGGCCTCGAGGCCAAGCCCGGAAGGGGCCGCCACCGCCTCGGGAAGCCTGCCCGCCTCCTCCAGAAAGAGGTGGGCGTTGAAGCCCACGAAGACGGCCTCCAAGCCCTCCCAGACCTCCTCCAGGAAGGCCAGGTAGGCGGGGTCCCGGGCCCTCTCCCTAGGCCGCCTCGCCCCCGGGATCACCAGGGCCCTAGGCTGTGGGGCCGCGGGGAAGGCGTAGGTGGGGGTCCAGACGGAGCCCGCGAGGGCCAAGGTGCCCTTCCGCCCCTTGGCCACGGTGTAGGCGGGAAGCCCGAGGCGCCTCGCCGCCTCCAAGGCCAAGGCCGCCTCCAGCTCGCTGAACTCCGGGAGCAAAAGGACCGCGAGGGCCTTCTCCATTCACGGAAGCCCGGCCTTCGCCGCCCGGTACTCCTCCACCAGGCGGGCCACCACCTCCTTGGCCGAGGGGATCTCCCGGATGAAGGCCACCCCGTGCCCGGCGGAGTAGACCTCCTTCCAGGCCTTCCCCCCGCCCTGACGGAACCGCTCCAGGGACTCCCTGAGGAAGTTGGCGGGCACCCCGGTGACCTCGGGGGTGTACTCTATGTCCTCCGGCTGGGCGCGCAGGAGGGCCTCCTTGTACTCCAAGGGCGCCCCCGACTCCAGGGTGGCGATGAAGCGGGTGCCGATGTAGACCCCGTCCCCCAGGGCCAAGGCCGCGAGGACCTGCCTCCCCGTGGCGATCCCCCCGGCGATGAGGACGGGCACCCCGAGCTCCTCCCTAAGCCAAGGCCCGAGGACGAAGGGGCTCACCCTCCCGGCGTGCCCCCCGGCCCCGCAGGCCACGGCCACCAGGGCGTCCGCCCCGGCCTCCACCGCCTTCCTCCCGTGCCTCAGGCCCACCACGTCGCACCAGACCACGCCGCCGTAGGCCTTGACCCGCTCCACCACCCGGGTGGGGTCCCCCAGGGAGGTGACCACGAGGGGAACCCGGCGCTCCACCACCGCCTCCAGGTCCTCCTCGAGGCGGGGGTTGCCCTTCAGGATGAGGTTCACCCCGAAGGGCACCCCTTCAGGGAAGCTCTCCAGGAACTCCCGGAAGGCCTGGTGGGTGCGGAAGTTGAGGCTGGGGATCACCCCGATCCCCCCGGCCTCGGCCACCGCCTGGAGGAGGGGCGCGTTGGACACCAGGAACATGGGCGCGGCCACGATGGGGTAGCGGATGCCCAGCATGCGGGTGATGGCGGTCTCCATGGGGGAATTTTACCAGGTCCAAAAGGCCCTTCAAGGAGCTTTCCCAAAGGGCTTGCCCTCGTTTCTCAGGGCCTCGGGGCCGTGACCACGAGGAGCAGGGCGGGGCTTGCCGACTCGTTCCGCACCCCGTGGGGGGCGCCCGCCGGGGCGAAGGCGGCCATGCCGGGGGCAAGGAGGGCCTCCTCCTCCCCCACCCGCACCACCACCTCCCCTTCCAGGGCGTAGTAGACCTTGTCCGAGCCCTCGTGGACGTGCACCTTCTGGGCCTGGCCCGGAAGGAGGGCGTAGAGGTCGTAGAGCATCCGCTCCGACTGGAAGACGGGGATCTTGGCCATCTTCTCCGGGTTGTAGCGGGCGAGGCGCTTCAGGTCCTTGATCTCCATGCCCGAAGTCTACTTGACGGGGGCCCGGAAGAGGGCTAGACTAACCTTTGCGCGCCGGGGAGTAGCGCAGCCTGGTAGCGCACACGCTTGGGGTGCGTGGGGTCGTCGGTTCAAATCCGGCCTCCCCGACCAGCGCGAAGGGCCCGCCCAAAAGGGCGGGCCTTCTGTTACCCTTTAGGCGTGCGCCTCCTCCTTCTCCTCGCCCTCCTCCCCGCCTGCGCCGGACAGGGGGCCGACCCCGTCCTCGAGGCCCTGAACCGGATCCGGGCCGAGGGGCGCACCTGCGGGGGCGTCTACCACCCCGCGGCCCCTCCCCTGGCCTGGGACGCCAGGCTCACGGCCGCGGCCAGGGCCCACACGGAGGACATGGCCGCCCACGGCTTCCTGGGGCACGTGGGCACGGACGGCTCCACCGTCCGGGAGCGGGTGGAGCGGGAAGGGTACCTCTGGTCCGCCCTGGGCGAGAACGTGGCCTACGGCCCCGCCCAGGCGGAGGCGGCCCTCCGCGCCTGGGCGGAAAGCCCCGGCCACTGCGCCAACCTCATGGACCCCCGCTTCGTCCACGCGGGGCTCTGGGGGCGGGAAGGGTACTGGACCCTCGTCCTGGGGCGCCCAAGGCCGTAAGCCTCGCCGGGCAGGCCCCGTCCATACCCCCGCTTGCGCCGGCATGGGGTGGCCTTAGCCCAGCAGGGCGAGGCGGAGGGCCTTCAGGTTCTCCGCCACGGGTTTGTCGTTGAAGAGGGCGCTCCCCGCCACGGCCACGTCCGCCCCCGCCCGCCGGGCTTCGGCCACGGTGTCCCGGTTGATGCCGCCGTCCACCACGATGAGGCAGGCGGGGTTCAACCGGTCCCGCATGGCCTTGAGGCGCCGGAGCCTCTCCGTGGCCGTGGGGAGGTAGCGCTGGCCGCCGAAGCCGGGGTTGACGCTCATGAGGAGGGCCAGGTCCAGATCCGGGAGCAGGGGTTCAAAGGCCTCCAGGGGCGTCCCCGGGTTCACGGCGAGCCCCGCCTTCTTTCCCAGCTCCTTCACCTTCTGCACCGCCCGGTGGGGGTGGTAGGTGGCCTCAAAGTGCACGGTGATGTGGTCCGCCCCGGCTTGGGCGAAGTCCTCGAGGTAGCGCTCCGGCTTTACGATCATGAGGTGAACGTCCAGGGGCAAGGAGGTGACCCGCCTGACCGCCTCCACGAGGAGGGGCCCGAAGGTGAGGTTGGGGACGAAGACCCCGTCCATCACGTCCAGGTGGATCCAGTCCACCCCGGCCGCCTCCGCCTCCCTTATGGCCTCCCCTAGCCTCGCCAGGTCCGCCGTGAGAATGGAGGGCGCGAACCGCACGGGTCCCACTATACCCCGCGCACCAGGCGGTAGGCCCAGGCCAGGGTCAGCACCATGAGGGAGAGGAGGAGAAGCTCCGCCAAAACCGCCTGGAAGCCGGGGTCCTGAAGGGAGAAGGAGAACTTCTGCAACCCCTCGGCGGTGACCACGAGGATCCGCCGCACCCCGGCGATGAGGCCGATGACGAGGAAGGGCTCCACCTGAAGCTGCCCCTCCCGGGCGAAGCGGACGAGGGTGTAGAGGATCTCGGCCATCATCAGGGCGAGGAGCACCCGGTCCAGGAGGAAGACGGCCACCTTGCTCCCCCCGCCCCCCAGGAAAAGCCCCACGCCCTGGACCAGGGCCTCGCCCAAGACGTAGACCGCCCCCAGGACCACGAGGAGCCCGGCGAAGAGGTAGATGGCCGCCTCGGCTTTGCGAAACGCCTCCCCCATGCCCCTAGCCTAAGCCCCTCCCCCGGGGGCCTTCCCCCGGTAAATCCCGCCCTTTTACACCAGGGAGAGGAAGGCCTCCGCCACCCTCTCCGGGGTGAAGCCGAGCCGCTCGTAGACCTCGGGGTAGGGGGCGCTGGCCCCGAAGCGGTCCAGGGCCACCACCTTGTGGGCGTACCGCTCCCACCCCAGGCTGGCCCCCGCCTCCACGGCCACCACCGGAAGCCCCGGGGGCAGGACCTCCTTCCGGTAGGCCTCGGGCTGGGCGGCGAAGAGCTCAAAGGAAGGCAGGCTCACCACCCGGACCCGCACCCCCTTCTCCCGGAGGAGGGCCTGGGCCCTAAGGGCCAGGTGCACCTCGCTCCCCGTGGCCACGAGGACCCCTTGGGGCTCCTCCACGTCCTCCAGGACGTAGCCTCCCCGCAAAAGCCCCCTGGCCTTCTCCGGGGAGAGGAGGGGCACCGCCTGGCGGGTGAGGACGAGGGCGGTGGGGCCTTCCTTACGCCTCAGGGCCACGAGCCAGGCGTAGAAGGTCTCGTAGGCGTCCGCGGGGCGGATCACAAAGAGGTTGGGCATGGCCCTGAGGGACATGAGGTGCTCCACGGGCTGGTGGGTGGGGCCGTCCTCGCCCAGGGCAATGGAGTCGTGGGTGAAGACGAAGACCGTGGGAACCCCCATGAGGGCGGCGAGGCGGATGGCGGGGCGCATGTAGTCGGAGAAGACGAGGAAGGTCCCGCCGTAGGCCCGATACCCCCCGTGGAGGTTGAGGCCGTTCAGGATGGCCCCCATGGCGTGCTCCCGCACCCCGAAGTGGAGATAGCGGCCCAAAGGGTTCGCCCGGGAGAAGTCCTCCATCCCCTCGGCCTTGGTGTTGTTGGAGGGGGTGAGGTCGGCGCTTCCCCCAAGGAGCTCGGGGAGGCGGGGGGCGAGGAGGTTCAGGGCCCGGCCGCTCGCCGCCCGGGTGGCGATGGGCTTGTCAAAGGATGGGGGCTCTTCGGGCAAGGGCGGAAGCTCCCCTCGCAGGCGCCGCATGAGCTCCTGGTGGAGGTCCGGGTACGCCCGGGCGTAGGCCTCGAGGGCCTTTTCCCAGGCCTCCTGCCAGGCCCGCCCCTTCTCCCGCATGTCCATGTGGCGGTAGACCTCCTCGGGCACCACGAAGGGCGGGTAGGGCCAGCCCAGGTTCCTCCGGGTGGCCTCCACCGCCTCCGGGCCCAAGGGCTCCCCGTGGGCCTTGGCGGAGTCCTGCTTGGGGGAGCCGAAGCCGATGTGGCTCCGCACGGCGATGAGGGTGGGGCGCTCGTCCAGCTTGGCGAGCTTGATGGCCTTGCGGAGGGCCTCGAGGTCGTTCACGTCCTCCACCCTAAGGGTCTGCCAGCCGTAGGCCCGGTAACGGGCGAGCACGTCCTCGGTGAAGGCGAGGTCCGTGGGGCCGTCAATGGAGATGCGGTTGTCGTCCCAGAAGACGATGAGCTTGGAGAGGCCCCAGTGCCCCGCCAAGGAGGCGGCCTCCCCGGAGACCCCCTCCATCAGGTCCCCGTCCGAGGCGAGGACGTAGGTGTAGTGGTCCACCACCACGTGCCCCGGGCGGTTGAACTCGGCGGCGAGCTTCCTTTCCGCCAGGGCAAGCCCCACGGCGGTGGAGATCCCCTGCCCCAAGGGCCCCGTGGTCACCTCCACCCCCGGGGTGTGGCCGCGCTCGGGGTGGCCCGGGGTCTTGGACCCCCACTGGCGGAAGCTTTTCAGCTCCTCCAGGGGAAGGTCGTAGCCCGTGAGGTGGAGGACGGCGTAGAGGAGCATGGACCCGTGTCCGGCCGAGAGGACGAACCGGTCCCGGTCGGGCCAGTCGGGGTCTAAGGGGTTGTGGCGCATGACCTCCCGGAAGAGGAGGTAGGCCAGGGGCGCCATGCCCATGGGCATCCCGGGGTGGCCGCTTCGCGCCTTCTCCACCGCGTCAATGGCCAGGAAGCGGATGGCGTTCACCGAAAGGGTCTCTAGGTCCCGCGTCTCCTTCATCCTTCCTCCTGGCGGGGAACCCCCTCCGCCAGTGAAACTATACCCCGGCGGGCCGGGCTTGCCTCCCTTGGAGGAAGGGTGTACAATCCCTCCCTGTGGGCGCCCGTAGCTCAGCAGGATAGAGCGGGGGCTTCCTAAGCCCTAGGCCGGGGGTTCGAATCCCTCCGGGCGCACCAAGGCCCCGCCCCTTCGGGAGGCGGGGCTTTTCTTCGCCCTGGCCCGGGCGAAGAACCCACGGGAAAGGGGTACCTACGCCCTGGCCGGGCGCCTCGTGCGGGAAGGGATCTCCAAGAGGCCCTCCACCCTCCTGGCGGGCTCCAGCCGGAGGCCGGCCACCTCCGGCCGGGCCTCGGGGCGGAGGTCCACGTACAGGCCCCCTTCGGCCTCAGCGATCTTGCCCACCTCGAGGCCCTGCCCCTTCAAGAGGGCCACGAGCCGGGGCAGGGAGAGCCTCGGCCCCGTGGCCTTGTAGGTGCGCCACCCCTCCTCCCCGGTGAGGAGGCTCTTCTCCTTGGGCGCCCCGCCCAGGAGGAGGGCGAGGAGGGCGGCCACCACCTCCACCCGCCCCTCGCTGAAGAGGCGGCCCGCAAAGTCCAGGTGGAGCCGGTAGTCCTTCTCCGGCACCCGGGCGAGGCGGGCCAAAAGGTGGCGCCACTTGGCCTCGAGGACCTCCTCCGGGGTAGGGGGGTTCACCCGCTTGAAGCGGCGCCCCACCGCCCGCTCCAAGGCCTCCACGTCCCGGCGCTCCCTGGGCCCGTAGAGGAGGACGACCCGCCCTCCCCGGCCCGCCCGGCCCGTGCGGCCCGAGCGGTGCTGGTAGGCCTCCGCCCGGTCGGGCAGGCGGTAGTGCACCACCAGGTCCACCTGGGGGATGTCCAGGCCGCGGGCGGCCACGTCCGTGGCCACCAGGACCCGCACCTCCCCTTGGCGGAAGGCCCCCAGGACCCGTTCCCGCTCGCCCTGGGAGAGGTCCCCGTGGAGGGCCTGGGCCAGGTGGCCCAAGCGCAAAAGGCCTTGGGCGATCTCCTCCGTCTCCGCCTTGGTCCGGGTGAAGACCATGGCCCGATCGGGGGAGGCCACGTAAAGAAGGTCGGAGAGGACCTCAAGCCGCCCCCGCACCGGGGCCGGGACCGCTTCCTCCTCGTAGGTGACGGGCTCGTCCTTGATGACGTTGATGAGGACGGGGTTTTTCATGTAGCGCTCGGCGAGCCTCTTGGCCCAGGAGGGGAGGGTAGCGGAGAAGAGGAGGGTCTGGCGGGAAGGGGGCGTGGCGGAAAGGAGGGCCTCCACCTCCTCCTCAAAGCCCATGGAGAGCATCTCGTCCGCCTCGTCCAAGACGGCGACCTCCACCCGGGAGAGGTCCAAGACCCCCTGCCGCAGGTAGTCCAGGGCCCGCCCCGGGGTGGCCACCACCGCGTCCGCCCCCCGGAGGAGGGCCTCCTTCTGCTTGCCGTACCCGGTGCCCCCGTAGACGGCCACCACCTTCAGGTGGGGGGCCACGGCGGTGAGCTCGGAGGCCACCTGGAGGGCGAGCTCCCGCGTGGGGGTGAGGACGAGGGCCCGGGGCTTCCGCCCCCTCTCCTGGCTTGGCGCAAGCCTTTCGGCGATGGGGAGGGCGAAGGCCAGGGTCTTGCCGGTGCCGGTGCGGGCCTGGCCGATGAGGTCCTTGCCCTCCAGGGCCAAGGGGAGCGCCGCCGCCTGGATGGGGGTGGGGGTGGTGAGGCCGCGCCCGTGGAGGGCTTCCAGGATTTCTGGCTTCAGGGGAAAGTCTTTAAACTCCATGCTCTGCCTTTCCGGGCCCACCTGCGCCCGAAAAGGGGGGTAGCGCCCGTAAACCTTACTAGCTTAGTGAACTAGGGCACGAAAGTCAAGGGGATGACCTCCACCTCCTCCCCCTCCCGGGCGTCCCGGTCCGGGGGAAGGACCACCAGGGCGTTGCCGAAGGCCATGGAGCGGAGGACCCCACTACTCTGGTTCCCCGTGCTCCGCACCGTCTTTTCGGCCACGGAGAGC of the Thermus thermophilus HB8 genome contains:
- a CDS encoding DEAD/DEAH box helicase, giving the protein MEFKDFPLKPEILEALHGRGLTTPTPIQAAALPLALEGKDLIGQARTGTGKTLAFALPIAERLAPSQERGRKPRALVLTPTRELALQVASELTAVAPHLKVVAVYGGTGYGKQKEALLRGADAVVATPGRALDYLRQGVLDLSRVEVAVLDEADEMLSMGFEEEVEALLSATPPSRQTLLFSATLPSWAKRLAERYMKNPVLINVIKDEPVTYEEEAVPAPVRGRLEVLSDLLYVASPDRAMVFTRTKAETEEIAQGLLRLGHLAQALHGDLSQGERERVLGAFRQGEVRVLVATDVAARGLDIPQVDLVVHYRLPDRAEAYQHRSGRTGRAGRGGRVVLLYGPRERRDVEALERAVGRRFKRVNPPTPEEVLEAKWRHLLARLARVPEKDYRLHLDFAGRLFSEGRVEVVAALLALLLGGAPKEKSLLTGEEGWRTYKATGPRLSLPRLVALLKGQGLEVGKIAEAEGGLYVDLRPEARPEVAGLRLEPARRVEGLLEIPSRTRRPARA